The Balneola sp. MJW-20 genome window below encodes:
- a CDS encoding TetR/AcrR family transcriptional regulator, which translates to MGVSERKERERELKKQTMLEAAEELILEKGLGQLNMDEVAEKAEVSKGSLYLYFHNKTDLVLGICNKATSMLHGEFNKVLSKEVSGFEMVYMIGATFIKFANAHPEFYNAMKFFDSLSDSEAEHQCEHLDMCRENMNGAYTTMTRAIQIGMQDGSIKSEYDPKELAVLLMATSHGLVDLAYKESHTPHFQLMEKHGIRMSSLFRNYMKMIAKGISDKTDLKLTDPESIFETEMNDWRKYQPVKSEQN; encoded by the coding sequence ATGGGTGTATCAGAAAGAAAAGAAAGAGAGCGCGAGCTCAAAAAACAGACCATGCTGGAAGCGGCAGAGGAACTGATCCTTGAAAAGGGGTTGGGTCAGTTGAATATGGACGAGGTGGCTGAAAAGGCAGAGGTCAGTAAAGGATCCTTATATCTTTATTTCCATAATAAGACAGATCTGGTACTCGGCATCTGTAATAAAGCAACCTCCATGCTGCACGGAGAGTTTAATAAAGTGCTCAGTAAAGAAGTCTCGGGCTTTGAGATGGTCTATATGATCGGGGCTACCTTTATCAAATTCGCCAACGCTCATCCTGAATTCTACAATGCCATGAAATTCTTTGATTCTCTGAGTGATTCTGAGGCAGAGCATCAGTGCGAACACCTGGACATGTGCCGTGAAAATATGAACGGAGCCTATACTACCATGACCCGGGCAATTCAGATCGGTATGCAGGATGGATCGATTAAGAGTGAATATGATCCGAAGGAACTTGCGGTTTTACTGATGGCAACTTCGCACGGACTGGTAGACCTGGCATACAAAGAAAGTCATACCCCTCATTTCCAGCTGATGGAGAAACACGGGATCCGGATGAGTTCACTGTTCAGAAATTATATGAAAATGATCGCGAAGGGTATTTCAGATAAAACAGACCTGAAATTAACTGACCCGGAGTCAATTTTTGAAACTGAAATGAATGACTGGCGTAAATATCAGCCGGTAAAATCAGAACAAAATTAA
- a CDS encoding TolC family protein, whose amino-acid sequence MKIVNGKIYFLFFILFTATFSNGFGQSGIEKGDLISDLKLDLVEAIELAIANNPQVNRALLSVKDADELVKIAYSELFPDIVSSINYTRNIEIPVTFVPAQFFDPNAPAGTLAPVEFGTDNNWQGGISVSQNIFKGEAIIGVGTSTIFKTVQRENLRAVTQQVVTQARVAYYSTLVSEERLRLQQAQIDRLEANLNENRARERAGLVDPYDVLRLEVQLSNARPQLVEAEYMVQEAYRNLKIALGLPLQLEFSILGELNAFDILDPEMVNGENLTLKRVDLMNRYTYSNESESGMEQQLGLRGDLRVIDATIDLKDKEISAVKSRYLPTITANYNLQWTAVEAGRPNFFRNEGANTNPIRFQTLGVSVRLPLFQGLSRVANVNRVQIERKDLEEQKRAATLSARNDILSAKEDLDQAFETAEGRRRAVELAQEGYDRAKKRFDQGLGSQLELTEAEIQVREAEVNYAQMVFGYLSAKARYDLAVGKVPMVDQEIE is encoded by the coding sequence ATGAAGATTGTCAACGGAAAAATCTATTTCCTGTTTTTCATTTTGTTTACCGCAACCTTTTCAAATGGGTTTGGACAATCCGGGATTGAAAAAGGAGATCTGATCAGTGATCTGAAGCTGGACCTGGTTGAAGCCATTGAACTGGCGATCGCTAATAACCCGCAGGTTAACCGGGCGCTGCTTTCTGTGAAAGATGCAGATGAACTGGTGAAGATCGCTTATAGTGAGCTGTTTCCTGATATCGTGTCCTCGATCAATTATACCCGTAATATTGAAATACCGGTTACTTTTGTGCCGGCCCAGTTCTTTGACCCTAATGCCCCGGCCGGTACGCTTGCGCCGGTAGAATTCGGAACAGACAATAACTGGCAGGGTGGTATCAGTGTAAGTCAGAACATATTTAAAGGTGAAGCGATCATCGGAGTCGGAACCTCCACGATCTTTAAAACCGTTCAGCGGGAAAACCTGCGCGCAGTTACTCAGCAGGTGGTTACTCAGGCCCGGGTAGCCTATTATTCGACACTGGTGAGTGAAGAAAGACTGCGACTGCAACAGGCGCAGATCGACCGACTGGAAGCAAACCTGAATGAAAACAGGGCAAGAGAAAGAGCAGGCCTGGTTGATCCATACGATGTCCTCCGCCTTGAAGTGCAGCTGAGTAATGCAAGGCCTCAACTGGTAGAAGCCGAATATATGGTTCAGGAGGCATACCGGAATCTCAAGATCGCTCTTGGATTACCTCTGCAGCTGGAGTTCAGCATCCTGGGAGAACTGAATGCATTTGATATCCTGGATCCGGAAATGGTGAATGGTGAAAACCTGACATTGAAAAGGGTGGACCTGATGAACCGATATACCTACAGTAATGAAAGCGAATCAGGTATGGAGCAGCAACTTGGCTTAAGAGGAGATCTGCGCGTGATTGATGCAACGATAGACCTTAAGGATAAAGAGATATCTGCTGTGAAGAGCCGTTATCTGCCAACGATAACCGCTAATTACAATCTGCAATGGACCGCTGTGGAAGCCGGTCGCCCTAATTTTTTCCGCAATGAAGGAGCCAATACCAATCCGATCAGATTCCAGACGCTGGGGGTCAGTGTGCGGTTACCATTGTTTCAGGGATTGAGCCGGGTGGCAAATGTGAACCGGGTCCAGATCGAGCGAAAAGATCTGGAAGAACAAAAAAGAGCGGCCACCCTTTCAGCCCGGAATGATATCCTATCAGCTAAAGAAGACCTGGACCAGGCTTTTGAAACCGCTGAAGGACGCCGCAGAGCCGTGGAACTGGCACAAGAGGGCTACGATCGGGCTAAAAAGAGATTTGACCAGGGCCTGGGCTCACAGCTGGAGCTGACTGAGGCAGAGATACAGGTCAGGGAAGCAGAAGTGAATTATGCCCAAATGGTATTTGGCTATCTGAGTGCAAAAGCCAGATATGACCTTGCTGTTGGTAAGGTTCCTATGGTAGACCAGGAAATTGAATAA
- a CDS encoding efflux RND transporter periplasmic adaptor subunit, whose translation MNKILIPVLLFIAASCTGNNENQATEEDSLVKQVNVNTEQISPRSFNTYLRVVGVVETSDDILISAEVSGRILEHRVKEGERVQEGETIIRIDDSKLKQEISRLEAVTSQARENYERIRAIYEEDGIGSEIEVLNARYSYEQSSSALESVRVDLNNTNIKAPFGGVVEDIMIEVGEMAGPGMPVVRIIGDDQYKVTTGIPARYADVIRKGDPVDVWFDTQYSDTLVTRLSFVGNSIDPQNRTFKAEAILPKEMDFYKVDMITNMKLTTLSEDSVVVISEQFVYKNNEDYVTYVLDEDENGNPIGRLTRITLGPSYQSNVIVTSGLNFGDELITTGSAFLNDGTRVRVLGDETMASN comes from the coding sequence ATGAACAAGATCTTGATCCCTGTCTTATTGTTTATCGCAGCATCCTGTACAGGTAATAATGAAAATCAGGCTACGGAAGAAGATTCTCTGGTAAAACAGGTGAATGTAAACACTGAACAGATCAGTCCCCGCTCTTTTAATACCTATCTGAGAGTAGTCGGGGTAGTTGAAACATCCGATGATATCCTGATCTCTGCCGAGGTCTCCGGGCGTATTCTAGAACACCGTGTTAAGGAAGGGGAAAGAGTACAGGAAGGAGAAACCATCATCCGGATCGATGATTCCAAACTGAAGCAGGAGATATCCCGGCTGGAAGCTGTGACCAGTCAGGCACGTGAAAATTACGAACGGATCAGGGCGATCTATGAGGAGGACGGGATCGGATCTGAGATCGAGGTACTGAACGCCCGGTACTCTTATGAGCAGTCCAGTTCTGCGCTGGAGTCTGTAAGAGTGGACCTCAATAATACAAATATCAAGGCCCCTTTTGGAGGTGTGGTGGAAGATATCATGATCGAAGTAGGAGAAATGGCAGGACCTGGAATGCCTGTGGTCAGGATCATTGGTGATGATCAGTACAAAGTTACGACCGGGATCCCTGCTCGTTATGCAGATGTGATAAGAAAAGGAGATCCGGTAGATGTCTGGTTCGATACACAGTACTCGGATACGCTTGTAACCCGACTTTCTTTTGTTGGCAACAGCATTGACCCTCAGAACCGGACCTTCAAAGCGGAGGCAATCCTTCCGAAAGAGATGGACTTCTATAAAGTGGACATGATCACCAATATGAAACTGACCACTCTCTCTGAGGATAGTGTGGTAGTGATCTCTGAGCAGTTTGTTTACAAGAATAATGAAGATTACGTGACCTACGTACTGGATGAAGATGAGAATGGAAACCCGATAGGCAGATTGACCAGGATTACGCTGGGCCCCTCTTACCAGTCGAACGTGATCGTTACCAGCGGCCTGAACTTCGGCGATGAGCTGATCACCACCGGTTCGGCATTCCTGAATGATGGAACAAGGGTCAGGGTCCTTGGCGATGAGACCATGGCCTCTAATTAA
- a CDS encoding efflux RND transporter permease subunit gives MSAMNDKNGVPRKKISDNRKEFWLSSFSINNRMSVLVLIALIAVLGIVSYISIPKESFPNITVPNIFVVTVYPGVSPEDMESLVTRKLEDELSNISEIKEMTSTSSEGYSNINLEFDTGINIEDALQKVREKVDLAKAELPQDAEDPVIQEVNLSEFPVMQINVAGDYGLAELKEVAEDLQDRLEGIPSVLEVDLTGGLEREVQVDVDLPKLKYYNISYGEIITAISQENVTVPGGDISVGQKKFLLRVPGQYETTKPIEDIVIKAKNDRPVYIRDVAQVTFGFKDRETYSYLDDSPVITLGVKKRTGENILETTAEAKAIMEEQLPGLPPTTTYKITNDQSKDVNNMVSNLENNIISGLILVVGVLLFFLGVRNASFVGISIPMSMFLSFIILSALGITMNMIVLFSLILALGMLVDNAIVVVENIYRYLEEGYDNFEAAKKGTGEVALPIITGTATTIAAFAPMIFWPGIVGEFMSYLPKTLVITLSSSLFVGLVINPVICALFMTVEGESGKAKLTPAGKKILYGIGAFFLVVFLLMSFVSWTMIIILFTILWVGNKYVLDPISMWWQQEGLNRVLDRYEKALTLALNHRLATIGLSLAVLVSSIVVFSIFNPGSEFFPENIPPRDIYVQVETPVGSDVEFTKSVVDEIKSLIPEMYFYNDVNTILATSGASISSDPTRAGGGNSTHLGTVAINFVDYNVREYDVFDIMEFLRTDLEDKVAGAKITIEKPQDGPPTGPPINLEISGPDMTRLTEISGQVMRILERDSIYAKLDGLQTDLPESRPEVKVRVDREKAALYDLSTNMVGMTIRQAINGMEASKFRDGKDEYDIVVRLSDDYRDDLSTLSDLTIFDEGKQIPLSEVATWEVGDGYGGIRHKESERVITISADVRSGYQSNAVLEESKEVLAPYLQDLPAGYSYEYTGQQEDQQESFEFLGRAFIIALFLIAFILVSQFNSVSKPFIILSSVIMSTAGVLYGLVTFQMALGLMAILGIISLAGVVVNNAIVLIDYVDILMERDGMDLRSALLQAGKVRFRPVILTAITTTLGLVPLAIGFNFDFITLVSAPIEFFGNLPEYIYWGGEQAAWWGPMAISVIVGLIFATALTLILVPVLYSIIERSRRGLNLTMFGTTEPGIVIDQSAKRKKGRKEKREAVLN, from the coding sequence ATGAGTGCAATGAATGACAAGAATGGAGTTCCCAGAAAGAAGATCTCTGACAACCGGAAAGAGTTCTGGCTTTCAAGTTTCTCCATCAATAACCGTATGAGTGTGCTGGTTCTGATAGCGCTGATCGCAGTGCTCGGGATCGTCTCCTATATAAGCATACCAAAAGAGTCTTTTCCGAATATTACCGTTCCGAATATCTTCGTAGTTACCGTGTATCCCGGAGTATCACCGGAGGATATGGAGAGCCTGGTCACCCGGAAGCTGGAAGATGAGCTAAGTAATATCTCAGAGATCAAAGAAATGACCTCAACATCATCCGAGGGCTATTCGAATATCAATCTCGAGTTTGATACGGGTATCAATATTGAAGACGCCCTGCAAAAGGTGCGTGAAAAAGTGGACTTGGCAAAAGCCGAACTCCCGCAGGATGCTGAAGATCCTGTAATACAGGAAGTGAACCTGTCTGAATTTCCGGTCATGCAGATCAATGTGGCGGGTGACTACGGTCTGGCGGAACTCAAGGAAGTAGCGGAAGACCTGCAGGACAGGCTGGAAGGAATTCCATCTGTGCTGGAAGTGGATCTTACCGGCGGTCTGGAAAGGGAAGTTCAGGTTGATGTAGACCTGCCAAAGCTGAAATACTACAATATCAGTTATGGTGAGATCATTACTGCTATCAGTCAGGAAAATGTGACCGTTCCGGGCGGAGACATCAGCGTGGGACAGAAGAAGTTTCTGCTTCGCGTACCAGGGCAGTATGAGACCACAAAGCCGATCGAGGATATTGTTATCAAAGCCAAAAACGACCGGCCGGTTTATATACGGGATGTTGCTCAGGTTACCTTTGGGTTTAAGGATAGGGAAACCTACTCCTACCTGGATGATTCGCCTGTAATAACTCTTGGAGTGAAAAAGAGAACGGGCGAGAATATCCTGGAAACTACCGCTGAGGCAAAAGCCATCATGGAAGAACAGCTTCCGGGATTGCCTCCTACTACGACCTATAAGATCACCAATGATCAGAGTAAAGATGTGAACAATATGGTGAGTAACCTTGAGAATAATATTATCTCAGGGCTGATACTGGTAGTAGGCGTACTGTTATTCTTCCTGGGAGTCAGGAATGCCTCATTCGTAGGGATCTCCATTCCAATGAGTATGTTCCTCTCATTTATTATTCTGAGCGCATTGGGTATCACGATGAATATGATCGTGTTATTCTCTCTGATACTAGCCCTCGGAATGCTGGTAGATAATGCCATCGTAGTGGTAGAAAACATCTACCGTTACCTGGAAGAAGGATATGATAATTTCGAGGCGGCTAAGAAAGGAACCGGAGAAGTGGCACTACCGATCATAACCGGAACTGCGACGACTATTGCTGCTTTTGCTCCGATGATATTCTGGCCGGGTATTGTGGGTGAATTCATGAGTTATCTTCCGAAAACCCTGGTCATCACATTGTCCAGTTCTCTTTTTGTGGGACTGGTGATCAATCCTGTAATATGTGCACTGTTCATGACCGTGGAAGGAGAGTCGGGCAAGGCAAAACTTACTCCTGCAGGTAAGAAGATCCTGTATGGTATCGGGGCATTTTTCCTGGTGGTATTTTTACTGATGAGTTTTGTGAGCTGGACCATGATCATCATTCTGTTCACCATTCTCTGGGTCGGAAATAAATATGTACTTGATCCTATTTCAATGTGGTGGCAACAGGAAGGCCTGAATCGGGTTCTGGATCGTTATGAAAAGGCACTGACGCTGGCACTTAATCACCGTCTGGCAACCATAGGCTTATCCCTTGCGGTCCTGGTCAGTAGTATAGTGGTATTCTCCATCTTTAATCCTGGTTCGGAATTTTTCCCAGAGAATATTCCGCCGAGGGATATTTACGTACAGGTTGAAACTCCGGTGGGCTCTGACGTTGAATTTACGAAGTCAGTAGTGGATGAGATCAAAAGCCTTATCCCGGAAATGTATTTTTATAATGATGTGAATACCATTCTTGCGACCTCGGGTGCAAGCATCAGCAGTGATCCAACCAGGGCAGGAGGGGGTAACTCCACGCACCTCGGTACAGTTGCTATCAATTTTGTGGATTATAATGTACGGGAGTATGATGTCTTTGATATCATGGAATTCCTTAGAACAGACTTGGAGGATAAGGTTGCCGGAGCTAAGATCACCATAGAAAAACCACAGGACGGTCCGCCAACCGGGCCCCCTATAAATCTTGAGATCTCAGGGCCTGATATGACCCGTTTGACAGAAATATCCGGTCAGGTAATGAGGATCCTTGAAAGAGATTCTATCTATGCAAAACTTGATGGTCTGCAAACCGACCTGCCGGAATCAAGGCCGGAAGTTAAGGTTAGAGTTGACCGCGAAAAAGCTGCTTTGTATGACCTGTCTACGAATATGGTCGGTATGACGATCCGTCAAGCCATCAATGGAATGGAGGCATCTAAATTCCGTGACGGTAAGGATGAATATGATATTGTGGTTCGCCTGTCTGATGATTACCGGGATGATCTGAGCACACTCTCTGATCTTACCATATTTGATGAAGGAAAGCAGATTCCACTGTCCGAAGTCGCAACCTGGGAAGTCGGAGATGGATACGGTGGTATCCGGCATAAAGAATCCGAGAGAGTGATCACGATCAGTGCTGATGTAAGATCCGGTTATCAGTCGAATGCAGTACTTGAGGAATCAAAGGAAGTACTTGCGCCATATCTGCAAGACCTGCCTGCCGGGTATAGTTATGAGTATACCGGCCAGCAGGAAGATCAGCAGGAATCTTTTGAGTTTCTGGGACGGGCATTTATTATAGCGCTGTTTCTGATTGCCTTCATACTGGTATCTCAGTTCAATTCGGTGTCCAAGCCATTCATTATTCTGAGTTCGGTTATCATGAGTACAGCCGGAGTACTATACGGTCTGGTTACCTTCCAGATGGCACTGGGCCTGATGGCCATACTGGGGATCATTTCCCTTGCCGGGGTAGTTGTGAATAATGCTATTGTACTGATTGATTACGTGGATATTCTTATGGAAAGAGATGGAATGGATCTGCGATCAGCTTTATTACAGGCAGGAAAGGTCCGATTCCGTCCGGTGATTCTGACGGCGATCACAACCACGCTCGGATTGGTTCCTCTGGCGATCGGATTTAACTTCGATTTCATTACGCTGGTAAGTGCTCCAATTGAATTCTTTGGAAATCTGCCGGAGTATATTTACTGGGGAGGCGAACAGGCTGCCTGGTGGGGACCGATGGCGATATCGGTGATCGTAGGGCTTATTTTTGCTACCGCACTTACATTGATACTGGTACCGGTTTTATACAGCATCATAGAAAGATCCAGAAGAGGCCTGAACCTGACCATGTTCGGAACCACAGAGCCGGGCATCGTGATCGATCAGTCTGCAAAAAGGAAGAAAGGTAGAAAAGAGAAGCGGGAAGCAGTATTAAACTGA